CCCCTAAGCGAATTCATTAAGTTTGTAGAGAAAAGAGACTTTCAATTCTATTTTAGTCTTATTGGAACCTCCGATCTTGTTAGTTGCTTTCTCTTTTTCTAGAAATCTTTCAATTCTATTTTAGTCTTATTGGAACGTATTATGGGAACAGTAGTGCAGTGAGCGAGAGCGACTTTCAATTCTATTTTAGTCTTATTGGAACAACATCCTTGTCTGCCTTTATGTCTGTCGGAGCCGTCTTTCAATTCTATTTTAGTCTTATTGGAACATGATGCTGTTGAGAAAATAGAGAAAATGCTGGACAAACTTTCAATTCTATTTTAGTCTTATTGGAACCTGGTATGCCATAAAAGGCTTCATAGTTTGTGGGTTCTTTCAATTCTATTTTAGTCTTATTGGAACATAGCTAAACCAGCTTACCCAGCAGCTACGGTAATCTCCTTTCAATTCTATTTTAGTCTTATTGGAACTTGATGCTCCATCTAAGCCTGTTGAAGTTCATAAGAACTTTCAATTCTATTTTAGTCTTATTGGAACGGAAGTCCTTGACAGGATGTACGTCTCGACCGACCAGCTTTCAATTCTATTTTAGTCTTATTGGAACCCATTTCAACCACCAGTCGAGGGTCGACTTGACCGCCTTTCAATTCTATTTTAGTCTTATTGGAACTTGATAAGAGAAATTGAGAAAAGGCTAGAGACCGCACTTTCAATTCTATTTTAGTCTTATTGGAACCTCCGCTCTTCTTTTGACGTTTTTCCGAAAAATACCAGCTTTCAATTCTATTTTAGTCTTATTGGAACTCCATTCTACTGGCAATTGTATCACTGAGAGGTAGTTCTTTCAATTCTATTTTAGTCTTATTGGAACCTCCAACGGCGGAAGAAAGCCTGGGTGTCGTCTATTGTCTTTCAATTCTATTTTAGTCTTATTGGAACCCCCAATTGTCAACCTCCCCAACAAGTTCCAAAACTGAGCTTTCAATTCTATTTTAGTCTTATTGGAACAGTTAGCATATGAAGCAGAATTCATGGGTTGGGGTTCCCCTTTCAATTCTATTTTAGTCTTATTGGAACACCTTCCTTTGTTTCTCCCTGGGACTGGTTTTCTTCCCTTTCAATTCTATTTTAGTCTTATTGGAACTACTTTAGTTTCTCGACGAAGTCTATTTTCCACTCCACTTTCAATTCTATTTTAGTCTTATTGGAACTGGAGACGGGTGAGATTGATAGTGATGTTGCGCCATTGCTTTCAATTCTATTTTAGTCTTATTGGAACCAATAATCCAATTGAGTTCGACGTTGCAGAAGGCTTCTTTCAATTCTATTTTAGTCTTATTGGAACTGAGAAACATTAGCGGAAGCGATAAGGCTCCAACCAGCTTTCAATTCTATTTTAGTCTTATTGGAACACAACCAAGGTGGGGGTCACGCAAAACCGCGGCATGTCTTTCAATTCTATTTTAGTCTTATTGGAACTGAGCCGAGTTCGACAAAAGAATTCGAGCTGGAGATTGCTTTCAATTCTATTTTAGTCTTATTGGAACATCCTACGTTCTGAAGTGGGCAGTTGAGGGACTAAGACTTTCAATTCTATTTTAGTCTTATTGGAACTTTCAGAAGAGCTGATGAAGTTATAAGAAAAGAAAACCTTTCAATTCTATTTTAGTCTTATTGGAACCCAAAGGCTATTTTGATTTTGAGAGGGGAATACACAAGCTTTCAATTCTATTTTAGTCTTATTGGAACGCGCTGGGTCGTCAGGCTCATGAGGGACGAGGAGTTCCTTTCAATTCTATTTTAGTCTTATTGGAACTTTTACTTATGCGTTACTCATATTTAAGTGTTTCGGTCTTTCAATTCTATTTTAGTCTTATTGGAACCCCTTCTTGTATAGCTCCAATTTCTGTTGATACTCCCCTTTCAATTCTATTTTAGTCTTATTGGAACTTGTCCATCTACCGTAAAATATGGCAACTTTGAGCAATCCTACCTTTCAATTCTATTTTAGTCTTATTGGAACAGGAGTTTATACATAGGTATATACGAGGACATAAGTGCTTTCAATTCTATTTTAGTCTTATTGGAACAGGCGCGATTTTTGCTCTATTTTCTCTATAGAGGAATTACATTACTCCAATTTTATAAGCTTTTTGGATATCGATGGTTTCCCCCATTTAATATTGGTGAGCTCTTATACAACCTCCAAATGACGTTATTTTGCCCAACCCCCAAATACAACGACATCTTTTAAAATGCTCATTTTCCAACACCATCGTATCTGACACCTTTGTATTGTAATCTGAGAAACTTTACTGACACTACAGTGCAATTGGTGTGAATTCATCAACTTGTTTTATTATAGCGAGCATCTAAACAAAACTTATCAATTTTCGAAAATTATTCGTAATATCAATTTCCCTCACTTATAACCCCATGTAATTTAATAACTTTTGATTACTAAACATGCCATATCCACAGTTATCACCCCTTTTAAAGATTTAGACCTTAGAGAGGCTTTAAAACTCCAAAAGCGTTATATCGTTGGGGATCGAATAATCTTCGGTGATTGTTATGTACATAATTGTTGTGTACGACGTTAACGTGGAGAGGGTGAACAAGGTGAAGAAGTTCTTGAGGATGCACCTGAATTGGGTTCAGAACAGCGTTTTTGAGGGGGAAGTGACTATCGCCGAGTACGAAAGGATAAAGGCTGGTCTAAGGAAGATCATAGACGAAGATAGCGACTCCGTGATAATATACAAGCTTAGATCAATGCCTCCCAGGGAAACCCTTGGGATAGAGAAGAATCCGATAGAGGATATAATATAGTCAAAACCATGCAACCAACGGCCTGTACTCCTCAACGCCAACAAGGTGCTTTATTAACTTATAGGCTTCTAACCTTATCAGCCTCTGTCTTGTCACGTTCTTTCCCAACTTTTGATGTTTAGTTGACTTTTGGAGTTCCTCATTGTATGCTCTTGTCACAATCCTCATACCTTCATCGCTGAGAAGCACGCCATTCAAATCTTTCCTGAAGTGCTCTTCCTTAATCACACCCTTTTTGACCAAACGATTCGCTATCCTATCAACTATTATGGGCTTGAATATCTCGCTCAAGTCCAAGGCCAGGGAAAACCGCCTCTCACTTGGCTCGTGAAGATAGCTAATGGTTGGTGCCAGCTGGGTGTTGTAGAGCTCCGTTATTATCGTTGCGTATAACCGAGAGTTTAAGAAGCTTATCAAGGCATTCATCTCATTCTTTGGAGGTCTCCTCGTCCTCTTCCCTATTTTAAATCCCTCGGGAAGTGTCTCATCCCATCTCCCATAGTATTCCTGCCTTATCCTCGCCTCAACGTTCATTACCTCAGTTATTTTATTAACGCCTTTAAGTTCCTCGAGATGGCTTGAGAAGTCAAAATCTATGCTCCAGTTCTTGAAGTTTCTCTCCATGTTCTTTGCTCCTCCCCAAACGAAGGCCTTCGCGAGGAATAATCTCTTTTCCTTATCTAGATAGTGCTCAGCCTGCCTGATTATCAACTCCCCGGATAGTAAAGTTTCCCTGGGATAGAAGCTTCCGTCGTAGAATCCGTAGTGGTTGAAGAAGTGGACAACTATACCTTTCTGTGCTAGATAATGGAGGGCTTGCGATGTTATGTTGACATGTCCATAGATGTAGATGTCATATATCCCCTCTATGGCGAGGGGCTTCTTTCCCTTCGAGCTCTCAAAGTACAAGGTGTTCTCCTTTCTGAGCAATGTTCCATCAGAGAATATCGTCAAATGTTTCTTTCTCAACAAATCACCCCCAACACAGCTCTCTATACGCACATTTCTTGCAGATTGGACTTTTCTTTGGCTTTGGAGGCTTTTTCATGGATTTTATCACCTCAACTTGGATTATAGCATCTTCCACCTCTCTTTCCCTCCCCTCCAGTGTTATTTCCCTGGTTTCTCCGAGCTTCGGATAATGGAGAATGGCTTTGGCCTTTATTCCAAACTTCTTTAGATAGTAAAGGTAGTAGAGGGCCTGCATCTCGTGGGCTTTCTCTATTGATTTACCCAACTTTACCTCGTGAACCTCTATGATGCCCCCTTTTCTTATGAAGTCTATCTTGATAGGACCTATCAGCACTTCCTTTTCTTCTTCTCCGTATCTCTGCTCGTGGAGGAATTTCCCAAGCTCAACCCATTCGCTTTCCTGTTCCATTCCTATGCCATGAGAGAAGAACCAGAGTTTAGTAGGACAGACGAAGAGGTAGTTTATTTCTATCCCCCTGATTACGAGCTCTTCAAGTGGATACTCCTCCAAAAGGGAGGCCTCCTAGTATTGCCTAGGATGTTGAAATTTATAATTGTTTTTATTTTCAATAATAAAAAGTCAAGGAAAAGCTAAGAGATCGAGATCTCCTCAATGAATTTTATTACGCTAGCTACGATTTTCCTGCTTGGTCGTACCCCAGCTCTTTCGCCAAGCTTAAATGCGAGATAAAAACTTTCTAGCCTTTCATTCATTACTGCATCTATTAATGCAAGAGCACTCTCTGGAACTTTCACGAGTAGGTCATCAATGAATGCTATGGTGTGATATAGGTCTTCTTTTTTAAGGTGCCATAGGAAGTCCATGAGTTTTCCAATTTCTTCTTCTCCAAATGATCGTATTGCCTGATTTTTCCCGATTTTCTCAAGTGTATATGAGCGAATCACAAACTTCTTTCCAGCTAGAACTTCAAGAGCTCCAAGACTTTCACTATGTAGAAGATGATAAAGAAGTGCAAGTCTACGATTAGTTAGGAAGTCATAACGTTCTTCATAATAATGGGGTAGATGCATTTTAAGATCCTTTAGAGCCAATAATGATATAATATCTATCTCCTCTCCTGGTACTATCTGATATATGTGAACCCATGTTGCATCTCCCTTTGTGTATCTTACGTAGGGGGTATAATAGTGGAAGCCTACCCAGGCCAGAGCATAATTTAAAGCATTTACCTCCCTCTTTTTAGTAGGAGTTTTAAAGTGCTGTGGTAGGTATTTTCCTGCTGAAGGCATCAAGGGTAAGGGAATTGTATATTTCTTTTTGTTTAGCAGGTTCATTTTCCCATTACGGATGTATTCAAGTATCTCGGACAAATACATTGGAACTTTCTTCTGAGAACCCTGTTCTATAATTGCTCCCCTACTAAAATCAACTTCACTTGGTGTATCCCCCTTCTCTCTTCCTAACGCTTTATGTAATGAAATCATCTCTTCCAAAGCGCTATTAAGACCCTGATAAAGTCTGTCTTTTGGAACATCTGTACTAACTATATATGACCCTCCCATGGGTTCGAAAATTATCTTGTTCGCTCCTGCTCGTACAAATGACTCAACATAGCCATAAGCAACGTAAAGATCGAAAATTGGATCAATGTTTGGTGTTTCGAACTCCTTAAGCTCCATAACTCCACCCCCTATACAATCATCTCTACCTCAAGAATCTCAGCAAATTTCGGAGTTTCACCTTCTCTGCTCTCTGCTCCTTTATAGTCACATAGAACTAAGGGGATTAACAGGGCACCAACAACGAGTCTTAGCTTGTCAGCTTCTGATCCATGCCTTGCAAGTACACTTAATGAAGTTATTCTATCTAAAATATCCTCTTTTGTGGGTTTTGGAACATCTAAATCAACATTCAGGTATTTCTCCATTAACTCTTTCAGGAGGGATTCTGTTCCATCCACAATGCCATCGAAATTACGCAGTTTATCAATCACAACCTCTGGAGAGAGGTTCTCTTTCTGGAGGGAGAGTATCTGACCCATTAAGATGGGCTCATGGTGCATCATGACAACTAGTGCACCGATAAAGGCTAGGGTCTCACTCTCAAATGTTCTTTTTAGAATTTCATAGGTATAATATGCACTAACTAGTTCATGCCTGAAGCCTCCTAGCTCCTCTTTTCCTTCTAGATAGTTTTGATAAATCCTGCTACATTTTCCTATATCGTGAAGGATAATAAGAGCTCTCATAAATCTGTCTGCATCTTTTTCCTTAAGCTCAATTCCTACTGCCCTCATAACTCTTATGATTGAGAGGATATATTTGCTCTTTACCATGTCCCATGCAGAAAGCATCTCCTCTACATGTTCTTTCAGAGTTTGACCTGGAAAAGCCTCACACTCTTTAAGGACATTATCACTCATCTTATCACCCCCAATTCAGTAAGAGTCACCTGTTTTGTTTTTGATTCCCTATTAGAACTTTTAGATGCTTTTTGTTTGTTCTTATACTTCTCCTTGCTTTCAGGAACAAAACCAATCTCTGGATCATAGTATTTTGGATTTAACACATAGATCTCATATGGATTTATTCTAAACGTCTTCTGAACTTTCCACTTCAGTATCCTCTTACCCTCTTTATCCCATTGTGGCTCAAGCTTGCCAACAATAATATCTTCCTCTTTCCACTCCTTGCTATTCCTGTAGGTTATTCTGATTATTTTATTTGTGTCAAGCTCATTAATCTCCTTAGAATCAGTTAGATACAGCATCACGTAAAGCTCTGGTCTTGAACGGAGTTCATACTCTGGAGGAGCTGAGAACAACTTAAGCTCTTTGAAATAGATATAAGCAGACGCAAACTCTCTTGGTACTATATTGTTCTCATAATGGAACTTATAAACCCTATCTAGAGCATTTCTAGCTTTTTCAGCATCTTCTAGATAATCTCGAATATTCTTGGAATATACTAGCTCATCATAAGTTGTCAAAAGTATTAAGGGATCATAAGGAAGTGATGAATAGGGAAGGACATAGATATCTTTCGGCGACTTTGCTCCTTTCTTTCCACTCCTTTCTTTTATGCCTGTAATGTCACTAACATAAACTGATTGTGTCTTAGATCCTACCTTACAAACAACCTCTACTACCCTATCTCCACTATTAAGAGTCGCAGACTCAATGTCCCCTCCAACTGTTTTCTTTAGCTCAGATAAACCTCTAACTATCCTCATTGAGCTAATGTCATCTTTTTTTATTATGGGTAACAGAATTATACCCTTCCCCCTTTCCCCCGTCCTCCTTGCACATCTTCCTATACGTTGGATTATAGCATCAAGAGGCGCTATGTCAGTTACCACCAGCCCAACATTAGGCAGATCTAACCCAGCTTCAATGACTTGAGTCGATACTATTAGTCTTGCTGATTCGATTGCCTTTTCCTTTTTCTTTCTATCTTCA
The window above is part of the Pyrococcus sp. NA2 genome. Proteins encoded here:
- the cas2 gene encoding CRISPR-associated endonuclease Cas2, whose amino-acid sequence is MYIIVVYDVNVERVNKVKKFLRMHLNWVQNSVFEGEVTIAEYERIKAGLRKIIDEDSDSVIIYKLRSMPPRETLGIEKNPIEDII
- the cas1b gene encoding type I-B CRISPR-associated endonuclease Cas1b, producing the protein MRKKHLTIFSDGTLLRKENTLYFESSKGKKPLAIEGIYDIYIYGHVNITSQALHYLAQKGIVVHFFNHYGFYDGSFYPRETLLSGELIIRQAEHYLDKEKRLFLAKAFVWGGAKNMERNFKNWSIDFDFSSHLEELKGVNKITEVMNVEARIRQEYYGRWDETLPEGFKIGKRTRRPPKNEMNALISFLNSRLYATIITELYNTQLAPTISYLHEPSERRFSLALDLSEIFKPIIVDRIANRLVKKGVIKEEHFRKDLNGVLLSDEGMRIVTRAYNEELQKSTKHQKLGKNVTRQRLIRLEAYKLIKHLVGVEEYRPLVAWF
- the cas4 gene encoding CRISPR-associated protein Cas4; its protein translation is MEEYPLEELVIRGIEINYLFVCPTKLWFFSHGIGMEQESEWVELGKFLHEQRYGEEEKEVLIGPIKIDFIRKGGIIEVHEVKLGKSIEKAHEMQALYYLYYLKKFGIKAKAILHYPKLGETREITLEGREREVEDAIIQVEVIKSMKKPPKPKKSPICKKCAYRELCWG
- the cas8a2 gene encoding type I-A CRISPR-associated protein Cas8a2/Csa4 encodes the protein MELKEFETPNIDPIFDLYVAYGYVESFVRAGANKIIFEPMGGSYIVSTDVPKDRLYQGLNSALEEMISLHKALGREKGDTPSEVDFSRGAIIEQGSQKKVPMYLSEILEYIRNGKMNLLNKKKYTIPLPLMPSAGKYLPQHFKTPTKKREVNALNYALAWVGFHYYTPYVRYTKGDATWVHIYQIVPGEEIDIISLLALKDLKMHLPHYYEERYDFLTNRRLALLYHLLHSESLGALEVLAGKKFVIRSYTLEKIGKNQAIRSFGEEEIGKLMDFLWHLKKEDLYHTIAFIDDLLVKVPESALALIDAVMNERLESFYLAFKLGERAGVRPSRKIVASVIKFIEEISIS
- a CDS encoding CRISPR-associated endonuclease Cas3'' produces the protein MSDNVLKECEAFPGQTLKEHVEEMLSAWDMVKSKYILSIIRVMRAVGIELKEKDADRFMRALIILHDIGKCSRIYQNYLEGKEELGGFRHELVSAYYTYEILKRTFESETLAFIGALVVMMHHEPILMGQILSLQKENLSPEVVIDKLRNFDGIVDGTESLLKELMEKYLNVDLDVPKPTKEDILDRITSLSVLARHGSEADKLRLVVGALLIPLVLCDYKGAESREGETPKFAEILEVEMIV
- the cas3 gene encoding CRISPR-associated helicase Cas3', with protein sequence MDIKEFFKRLTGFEPYDYQVRAWEAIQQIMETGGKVVIEVPTAGGKTEAAIIPFLFGVYNNTWPVARLIYVLPTRSLVEKQAERIKKLIYEALKLRGMSEKEAKDYAEKVVVVEYGLERTHAFLGWVIVTTWDSFLYGLAAHRTVGNRFTFPAGAIAESLVVFDEVHMYQDESMYMPRLLSLVVDILAKANVPVVIMSATLPSKLRDMIAKNAKTINVDPSDEHKPSRGEVDVEIIEGDVVNVLEEIKRVLNEGKKVLVVHNTVSRAIETYEFLKEELKNELEDPDILLIHSRFTLEDRKKKEKAIESARLIVSTQVIEAGLDLPNVGLVVTDIAPLDAIIQRIGRCARRTGERGKGIILLPIIKKDDISSMRIVRGLSELKKTVGGDIESATLNSGDRVVEVVCKVGSKTQSVYVSDITGIKERSGKKGAKSPKDIYVLPYSSLPYDPLILLTTYDELVYSKNIRDYLEDAEKARNALDRVYKFHYENNIVPREFASAYIYFKELKLFSAPPEYELRSRPELYVMLYLTDSKEINELDTNKIIRITYRNSKEWKEEDIIVGKLEPQWDKEGKRILKWKVQKTFRINPYEIYVLNPKYYDPEIGFVPESKEKYKNKQKASKSSNRESKTKQVTLTELGVIR